From a region of the Nonlabens sp. Hel1_33_55 genome:
- a CDS encoding NAD-dependent epimerase/dehydratase family protein, with the protein MRVAVFGGTGLVGAAIVKLLVQQGHDVISISRSGKSNVARSINLDIVESDNFSRIDFVPDVVINCASMIPQRGKTSTDPSFVEMMQKVNVVGALNIANWAVAQKAGKIINYSTLVTVKKPWPAPLLESYASTPDGFHVAYSMSKLSQEQLMTQAVNGTGTSIVHLRLGAVYGNEMTRDGILFSLFDQLSTNELVKLTNGNKVSFDFIHTQDIAAITALIMDSGISSGIYNCGSSEETYLYPLAKLVKEITQSKSTIDNVDELENENRASIDISKLLNAINLNASELTSLKTGLTQLFNIKSA; encoded by the coding sequence ATGAGAGTTGCTGTTTTCGGCGGTACTGGTTTGGTAGGTGCAGCAATCGTTAAGTTATTGGTTCAGCAGGGTCACGATGTGATTAGCATCTCGCGTTCTGGCAAGAGTAACGTTGCCAGATCCATCAATCTTGATATCGTTGAGAGTGATAATTTTAGCCGCATTGATTTTGTACCCGATGTTGTTATCAACTGTGCTTCCATGATACCGCAGCGCGGCAAAACATCAACCGACCCATCTTTTGTGGAAATGATGCAAAAGGTAAACGTTGTTGGCGCCCTGAATATCGCCAATTGGGCTGTTGCTCAAAAAGCAGGGAAGATTATCAATTACTCTACATTGGTTACCGTTAAAAAGCCGTGGCCTGCACCGCTCCTAGAATCATATGCTTCAACACCTGATGGCTTTCACGTTGCTTACAGCATGTCAAAATTGAGCCAGGAGCAACTCATGACGCAAGCGGTCAATGGAACGGGAACGTCAATCGTCCACCTTAGACTCGGCGCCGTATATGGTAATGAAATGACCCGTGATGGTATATTGTTCAGCCTGTTTGATCAACTTTCAACTAATGAACTGGTAAAGTTAACTAATGGTAATAAAGTTAGTTTTGACTTTATACATACTCAAGATATTGCTGCTATCACTGCGTTAATAATGGATTCTGGGATAAGCTCGGGAATCTATAATTGTGGATCAAGTGAGGAAACTTATTTATATCCACTTGCAAAATTAGTAAAGGAAATAACCCAAAGTAAAAGCACGATTGATAATGTGGACGAGTTGGAAAATGAGAACCGTGCTAGCATAGATATCTCTAAATTGTTAAATGCCATTAACTTGAATGCTTCTGAACTAACATCATTAAAAACTGGATTAACCCAACTTTTCAATATTAAAAGCGCATGA
- a CDS encoding DegT/DnrJ/EryC1/StrS family aminotransferase, with product MSQEKIWLSSPHMGGAERDFVTEAFDTNWVAPLGPNVNGFEKDIEKYLDQEVHVAALSSGTAAIHLALIQAGVTAGDEVICQSFTFCGSSNPILYLGATPVLVDSERDTWNMCPQSLKMAIKDRMEKGNKPKAIIAVHLYGMPYKVDEIHAFAKAYSIPVIEDSAEAFGSTYKGQKCGTFGNYGILSFNGNKIITTSGGGAMVCHTMEDKQKTVYLATQARDDAPHYQHSEVGYNYRMSNISAGIGRGQMQVLDAHVQLRREMNAFYREIFSDINGVEVLIEKTDDYFSNHWLSAILVNPSKTGGITREDLRLALEAQNIESRPLWKPMHLQPLYSNYPYYGGKVCEELFNNGLCLPSGSNLTNDNRERISNAIKALFVK from the coding sequence ATGTCACAAGAAAAAATATGGCTATCCTCACCACATATGGGTGGAGCGGAGCGTGACTTCGTAACTGAAGCATTTGATACCAATTGGGTAGCACCATTAGGGCCCAATGTCAATGGTTTTGAGAAAGATATAGAGAAATACTTGGATCAGGAAGTTCATGTGGCAGCACTGAGTTCTGGTACGGCTGCCATCCACCTAGCTTTGATACAGGCAGGTGTGACTGCAGGAGATGAAGTGATATGTCAGAGTTTCACCTTTTGTGGTAGTTCAAATCCTATATTGTATTTGGGAGCCACTCCAGTTTTAGTTGATAGTGAGCGAGATACATGGAATATGTGTCCGCAATCGCTTAAGATGGCCATTAAAGATCGGATGGAGAAAGGAAATAAGCCTAAAGCTATAATAGCCGTTCATTTGTATGGGATGCCTTATAAAGTTGATGAGATTCACGCTTTCGCGAAAGCGTACTCCATACCAGTCATAGAAGATAGTGCAGAAGCTTTTGGTAGTACCTATAAGGGACAGAAATGTGGGACGTTTGGTAACTACGGAATATTGAGTTTCAACGGTAATAAAATTATAACAACCAGCGGCGGTGGTGCCATGGTGTGTCATACTATGGAGGATAAACAAAAAACGGTTTATCTCGCTACTCAAGCCCGAGATGATGCTCCACACTATCAACATAGTGAGGTGGGTTATAATTATCGAATGAGCAATATAAGTGCAGGAATAGGTCGTGGGCAAATGCAAGTTTTAGATGCCCATGTCCAATTAAGGCGTGAAATGAATGCGTTCTATCGAGAAATTTTCTCTGACATTAATGGAGTAGAAGTACTGATAGAGAAGACTGATGATTACTTTTCCAATCACTGGCTCAGCGCCATTCTAGTTAATCCTTCAAAAACTGGAGGTATCACTCGAGAAGACTTGCGTCTAGCGCTAGAAGCTCAAAATATTGAATCACGACCGCTCTGGAAACCCATGCATTTGCAGCCTTTATACTCCAATTATCCTTATTATGGAGGTAAGGTGTGTGAGGAACTATTTAACAACGGATTGTGTTTGCCATCTGGATCAAATCTTACTAATGATAATCGTGAAAGGATTTCAAATGCAATTAAAGCGTTGTTTGTCAAATAA
- a CDS encoding ATP-grasp domain-containing protein encodes MEQETRVLVTGAGALLGQGMLRCLNASQHNYHIITADPENKSTGHALGHTAYRIPMAKDPAYISQIEKIIVAERVDVILVGTDVELPILSAHQKAIESKHKVKIVISPEHIVDIANDKWKTAEFLRKNNFPYPQSSLTTDAAGIASLKKLNKYPYIAKPVDGARSMGLEIIRSEAELDHLTTYKNNLVVQEMIGDEEGEFTTGCTVLNGKCVAVVSLTRELRDGNTWRAYRTGNSPYDTTIATIAEKLGCEGPVNFQYRIRSGEPVIFEINCRFSGTTPLRLIYGFNEVEAVIEYYLRGKIVEKPTLKTGTVLRTFSDILISNEELDTFDRQGKIDNLSVEYIPFKA; translated from the coding sequence TTGGAACAAGAAACAAGAGTACTAGTTACTGGTGCAGGCGCACTTTTAGGACAAGGCATGTTAAGATGTCTCAATGCCTCGCAGCACAACTACCATATCATTACTGCAGATCCTGAAAATAAATCCACGGGTCATGCCCTAGGCCATACAGCCTATCGCATTCCCATGGCAAAGGATCCAGCCTATATAAGCCAAATAGAAAAGATCATCGTTGCAGAGCGCGTTGATGTAATATTGGTAGGAACTGATGTTGAGCTACCCATCTTAAGCGCCCACCAAAAAGCTATTGAATCCAAACACAAGGTAAAAATCGTGATCTCACCTGAGCATATTGTGGATATAGCAAACGACAAATGGAAGACCGCTGAATTTTTAAGGAAAAATAATTTCCCCTATCCACAGTCATCACTTACCACAGATGCCGCAGGTATCGCAAGCCTCAAAAAATTAAATAAATATCCATACATAGCAAAACCGGTAGATGGAGCTCGATCCATGGGACTTGAGATCATTAGGTCAGAAGCAGAGCTGGATCACCTTACCACCTATAAGAACAACCTTGTGGTTCAAGAAATGATTGGTGATGAAGAAGGAGAATTCACAACAGGATGTACCGTTTTGAATGGTAAGTGTGTTGCCGTAGTCAGCTTGACCCGAGAACTTAGGGATGGGAATACATGGCGAGCTTATCGTACAGGCAATTCTCCATATGATACCACTATTGCAACAATTGCGGAAAAACTGGGTTGTGAAGGTCCAGTAAATTTCCAATACCGCATAAGAAGTGGCGAGCCGGTAATTTTTGAGATCAATTGTAGGTTTAGCGGCACGACGCCTTTGCGGTTGATCTATGGATTCAATGAGGTAGAGGCAGTTATAGAATATTACCTAAGAGGTAAAATCGTTGAGAAACCAACACTTAAGACAGGAACGGTATTGAGAACCTTTTCTGATATCTTAATATCAAATGAAGAGCTTGATACATTTGACCGTCAGGGAAAGATTGATAATTTATCTGTAGAATATATACCATTTAAAGCTTGA
- a CDS encoding T9SS type A sorting domain-containing protein, producing MKHFLLKRFWFFFFFACSIGLAQQNAWINEIHYDNAGGDINEGIEVIVENSGAASDYLITAYNGSNGTSYDTEDLSAATATDLGNGFTLYNLLISGIQNGGPDGIALSYQGLLIPGQFLSYEGSFTATNGVADGNTSTDIGVSETSSTPTGQSLQLSGSGNNYFSFGWQDPASDTFGALNNGQTIAAGVATTQVNFAATAVAVNEGVGTTSVEVIITNEDATNETNVDVVLTSGDAADVNNFSTQSLTFSAGSSMNQTVTFTITDDAVVEGNDILVFSLQNVTGGNDAGVGSLNTFTLTIEDNDFPPAPTLIFTEIADPSDVSSGRFVEIYNNGSEIIDFSATPIYISRFVNGATAATSGDTESLTTGSIAPGEFFVIASSGVNFKSQYGFTTNEINGGFAVDGNDPFGMYTGTFPNGVLFDVYGEIGTFGNGEAWQYNDSQAVRNDLSVMPSTIWNASEWDITTANIADMTPATGESGISYTYSDDLWSPRSPEGNATINDLVVVVEGTAAITGDVNAFHIKVEDGATLDLGINILNVNTLITNNGTLVADQGTLNFAGIVPSTVKGKAFALENLIVNNVSGLSINNPLALEGMLTLTNGELSTNNNLTFKSELNKSAVVDEVISGSISGNVTIEQFFPATTGRKFRFVSAPLNFEGSIFENWQEVGASVAGLGVQITGGTIADGYDQSATNNPSLFRFDNDYTVAADAWTAVSSENGDDLTMISPVAGDSFRLFVRGDRTTDLFSNTPAATATTLRATGTLVAGAYPATPITLAGPNLYSLIGNPYQSKVNVQQLLQAATNVVASEYYQWDPTINNYVLYEFATPNVPMGSEVTEEALPGQSFFVQSDATGNGTLQFQESFKISGSEVPTKSLESLNQLTINLSTQEQAANGKANDIAIARFDEQFSSDFNEIDTKKFFGLSHSIAWENDGEHYIVNRANTPQDGDRFILNVFVSKTDTYTFTIQNSSINGIDAYFYDSLNDTYDLLNDDDNTAITKFIDLNDIESATVDRFNIVFSKSTLGINDSSAFAKAISIYPNPSTGNDVTITNLVQGESLSIEVYNSLGQEMLKVEKVISGPNETLKDLDNFANGLYLVKVSQNDLQTTVKLMIN from the coding sequence ATGAAACATTTTTTACTCAAAAGATTCTGGTTCTTTTTCTTTTTTGCTTGCTCCATTGGCTTAGCACAGCAAAATGCATGGATAAATGAGATTCATTATGATAATGCTGGTGGTGATATCAACGAGGGAATTGAAGTTATTGTTGAAAATTCTGGTGCAGCTTCGGACTATTTAATAACCGCCTACAACGGTTCTAATGGAACTTCTTATGATACCGAAGATTTAAGCGCTGCAACAGCGACAGACTTAGGCAATGGTTTTACATTATACAATTTGCTAATTTCAGGAATTCAGAATGGTGGGCCAGATGGTATTGCTTTAAGTTATCAAGGTTTGCTTATTCCTGGACAGTTCTTGTCATATGAGGGAAGTTTTACAGCGACCAATGGCGTGGCCGATGGTAATACTTCGACAGATATTGGTGTTTCAGAAACGTCAAGTACTCCAACAGGTCAGTCTCTTCAACTTTCGGGTTCTGGTAATAATTATTTTAGTTTTGGGTGGCAGGATCCAGCATCAGATACATTTGGTGCTCTCAATAATGGGCAAACAATTGCGGCAGGTGTTGCTACTACTCAAGTCAACTTTGCCGCAACAGCGGTAGCCGTCAATGAAGGCGTTGGAACAACCTCCGTAGAAGTTATTATAACCAATGAAGATGCCACAAACGAAACTAATGTAGATGTCGTTCTAACCTCGGGAGATGCGGCAGATGTAAATAATTTTTCCACGCAAAGCCTTACTTTTTCTGCAGGGAGCTCTATGAATCAAACGGTGACATTTACCATCACTGATGATGCAGTAGTTGAGGGAAATGACATTCTAGTATTCTCACTTCAAAATGTCACAGGAGGCAATGACGCAGGCGTTGGTAGTCTAAACACATTTACCTTAACGATTGAAGATAATGATTTCCCACCAGCACCTACTTTGATTTTTACAGAGATCGCTGATCCCTCAGATGTTTCTAGTGGTCGATTCGTAGAGATCTACAATAATGGTTCTGAAATCATTGACTTTAGTGCCACACCCATTTATATATCCCGTTTTGTTAACGGAGCTACCGCAGCAACGAGTGGCGATACAGAATCGTTAACGACTGGTAGTATTGCTCCAGGTGAGTTTTTTGTGATTGCCTCTAGCGGTGTAAACTTTAAAAGTCAATATGGTTTTACTACCAATGAGATTAACGGTGGATTCGCGGTGGATGGGAACGATCCTTTCGGAATGTATACAGGAACATTCCCAAATGGAGTTTTGTTTGATGTTTATGGCGAAATAGGAACTTTCGGTAATGGTGAGGCATGGCAATACAATGATTCCCAAGCGGTTCGAAATGACCTGTCAGTTATGCCATCAACAATTTGGAATGCAAGTGAATGGGATATAACTACTGCAAACATTGCAGATATGACACCAGCAACTGGAGAAAGTGGGATTTCATATACCTACAGTGATGATTTATGGTCGCCACGATCACCTGAAGGTAACGCAACAATTAACGATTTAGTCGTAGTTGTTGAAGGTACTGCGGCCATTACGGGCGATGTTAATGCATTCCATATAAAAGTTGAGGATGGAGCCACCCTAGATCTAGGTATTAATATTCTGAATGTAAACACACTCATCACCAATAACGGAACCTTGGTAGCAGATCAAGGAACCCTCAACTTTGCTGGAATAGTACCTTCTACCGTAAAAGGGAAGGCTTTTGCATTGGAAAATCTAATCGTTAATAATGTTTCAGGACTGTCTATAAACAATCCTTTAGCTCTTGAAGGCATGTTAACTTTGACTAATGGAGAGCTATCAACAAACAATAATCTTACATTTAAAAGCGAATTGAACAAATCTGCGGTAGTTGATGAAGTGATTAGTGGTTCAATTTCTGGAAATGTGACCATAGAGCAATTTTTCCCAGCAACAACAGGAAGAAAATTCAGATTTGTATCTGCTCCTTTAAACTTTGAAGGGTCTATTTTTGAGAATTGGCAAGAAGTTGGTGCTTCTGTTGCAGGATTAGGAGTTCAAATTACTGGTGGGACAATAGCTGATGGATATGACCAATCTGCAACCAATAATCCTTCATTATTTAGATTCGATAATGATTATACGGTTGCAGCTGACGCCTGGACAGCAGTAAGTAGTGAGAATGGCGATGACCTAACTATGATTTCACCTGTTGCAGGAGATTCTTTTCGATTGTTTGTTCGTGGCGACCGTACCACAGATTTATTTTCCAATACGCCAGCAGCTACCGCTACTACTCTAAGAGCTACTGGAACATTAGTTGCGGGCGCCTATCCAGCGACTCCTATCACATTAGCAGGTCCCAATCTTTATTCTCTCATAGGGAATCCTTATCAGTCTAAAGTAAACGTACAGCAGCTACTTCAAGCAGCAACTAATGTGGTGGCTAGTGAATATTATCAATGGGATCCAACGATTAACAATTATGTTCTTTATGAATTTGCCACGCCTAACGTGCCTATGGGTTCAGAAGTTACTGAAGAAGCGTTGCCGGGACAATCCTTCTTCGTGCAGTCTGATGCTACGGGTAATGGTACTTTACAATTTCAGGAAAGTTTCAAAATCTCTGGAAGCGAAGTTCCTACCAAAAGCCTTGAATCGCTAAATCAGTTAACGATTAATTTATCCACCCAAGAACAAGCGGCAAATGGTAAGGCAAATGATATCGCAATTGCTCGTTTTGATGAACAGTTTAGCAGTGATTTTAACGAGATAGATACAAAGAAGTTTTTTGGGTTATCTCACAGTATTGCATGGGAAAACGATGGTGAACATTATATAGTGAATAGAGCAAATACCCCACAAGACGGTGATCGATTTATATTGAACGTTTTTGTATCCAAGACTGATACTTATACATTTACTATTCAAAACAGTTCAATAAATGGGATCGATGCCTATTTCTACGACAGTTTAAATGACACATATGATCTACTTAACGACGATGACAACACTGCGATTACAAAATTTATTGATTTGAATGATATCGAATCTGCCACGGTAGATCGATTCAATATTGTCTTTAGTAAGTCGACGTTAGGTATTAATGATAGTTCCGCTTTCGCGAAAGCGATATCCATTTATCCTAATCCTTCCACAGGGAATGACGTTACTATCACAAACTTGGTGCAAGGGGAATCTTTGTCGATAGAGGTTTACAATAGCTTAGGTCAAGAAATGCTGAAGGTGGAAAAGGTGATCAGTGGACCAAATGAGACATTGAAGGATTTGGATAATTTCGCAAATGGTTTATATTTGGTGAAGGTGTCCCAAAATGATCTCCAAACCACTGTTAAACTAATGATTAACTAA
- a CDS encoding metallophosphoesterase family protein, giving the protein MRLLVMGDIHGNLPALEKTLSIYRDNVDAIVCHGDVVNYGPWSNECVQLLHEEKIICLLGNHEEAYLQGYYPGNNAMVKDFFDVTFSTFTHIDKLKNYATQLIIDDYLITHTINNRYYYPDSDLSGVDLKQNTIIGHSHYPFIRKTENSNYLINTGSIGQNRKDLAIINFLILDTLTGKAEIIDCHHDTGQLISKMVSLNYPKVCLDYYRSKLH; this is encoded by the coding sequence ATGAGACTTTTGGTAATGGGCGACATACACGGCAATTTACCAGCGCTGGAAAAGACATTATCCATTTATCGCGATAATGTTGATGCCATCGTCTGTCACGGTGATGTTGTGAACTATGGACCATGGAGTAATGAATGCGTACAATTGTTGCATGAAGAAAAAATCATCTGTTTGCTGGGAAATCATGAAGAGGCTTATCTTCAGGGATATTATCCGGGAAATAACGCTATGGTCAAGGATTTCTTTGACGTGACTTTCTCGACATTCACACATATCGATAAGTTGAAAAACTATGCCACCCAACTTATTATTGATGATTACCTCATAACACATACCATCAACAATAGGTACTATTATCCTGATAGTGATCTTTCTGGAGTCGATCTCAAACAAAATACGATCATTGGTCATTCCCATTACCCGTTTATTAGGAAGACTGAAAACTCTAATTACCTGATCAATACGGGTAGTATTGGCCAAAATAGGAAAGACCTAGCCATTATCAATTTTTTAATTCTTGATACCTTAACGGGCAAGGCTGAAATTATAGATTGCCATCACGATACAGGCCAACTAATTTCTAAAATGGTCTCTTTGAACTATCCAAAAGTTTGCCTTGATTATTATAGGAGCAAGCTCCATTAA
- a CDS encoding sugar transferase — protein sequence MYRNIIKPFLDFVSALMALIVASPVLLIFGILLIINNRGSLFFTQLRPGKDAKLFKVYKFKTMTDQKDASGNLLSDEKRLTPIGKFVRATSMDELPQILNVLKGDISFVGPRPLLPSYLELYTKRQATRHEVKPGITGWTQVNGRNAIPWEQKFEYDAWYVENQSFLLDFKIVLMTFKKVFQSDGISDADSSTMVSFTGTKDEPENGSKQTNNATV from the coding sequence ATGTATAGAAACATAATCAAACCATTTTTAGACTTTGTATCTGCTCTTATGGCATTGATAGTCGCAAGTCCCGTGCTTTTAATCTTTGGGATATTGTTGATAATAAATAATCGTGGTTCGTTGTTTTTTACACAGTTGAGACCAGGAAAAGACGCCAAATTGTTTAAGGTCTACAAGTTCAAGACGATGACTGATCAAAAGGATGCTTCAGGTAATTTGCTGTCAGATGAAAAAAGATTGACGCCCATTGGTAAGTTTGTTCGAGCAACTTCCATGGACGAGCTTCCCCAGATTCTCAATGTTCTCAAAGGCGATATCAGTTTTGTGGGTCCACGACCATTGTTGCCATCCTACCTCGAATTGTATACCAAAAGACAGGCAACAAGGCACGAGGTAAAACCTGGTATTACTGGTTGGACACAGGTTAATGGCAGGAATGCTATTCCATGGGAACAGAAGTTTGAATACGACGCCTGGTATGTGGAAAACCAGTCCTTTCTACTTGATTTCAAAATTGTCTTGATGACCTTTAAAAAGGTCTTTCAATCTGACGGAATAAGCGATGCTGATAGTTCCACAATGGTTTCATTCACGGGAACCAAGGACGAACCAGAGAACGGATCAAAGCAAACGAATAACGCCACTGTTTAA
- a CDS encoding glycosyltransferase family 4 protein, with the protein MKKLIRITTVPVSLEKLLEGQLEFMKSHFQVLAVSSDADHLKTWGDQHQIPTRSIPMTRKITLFADLKSLYLMYRLFLREKPQIVHTHTPKAGIVGMLAAYFARVPIRLHTVAGLPLLIETGVKRKILEIVEKLTFKCATMVYPNSLVIQEYLVNNQFLPAKKSMVIAQGSSNGIDTSYFDPQIHDDNFKRKFKAELGIPPDNLVFIFIGRLVSDKGINELIEAYKEIKKEHSGLNLLLVGPEEPDLDPLSSQTKNYITNDKSIITTGYQADIRPFLSVSNVLTFPSYREGFPNVVMQAGAMGLPAIVTNINGCNEIIKSNENGLIIPVKNALALQQSMSELLTNREKTKNLADNSRAAIVTRFERQQIWDALLIEYKRLQARL; encoded by the coding sequence ATGAAAAAATTAATAAGAATTACGACTGTACCTGTTTCTTTGGAAAAACTCCTTGAGGGACAGCTCGAATTTATGAAGTCGCATTTTCAAGTGCTTGCCGTATCGTCAGATGCAGATCATTTAAAAACATGGGGCGATCAACATCAAATCCCTACCAGGTCAATTCCCATGACCAGGAAAATTACATTGTTCGCAGACTTGAAATCACTGTATCTAATGTACAGGCTTTTTCTAAGAGAAAAACCCCAGATCGTACACACTCACACGCCTAAGGCTGGCATAGTTGGTATGCTTGCCGCATATTTTGCAAGGGTGCCCATACGGCTGCATACGGTTGCAGGTTTACCATTGCTCATTGAGACTGGAGTCAAAAGAAAAATTTTGGAGATAGTGGAGAAGCTCACGTTTAAATGTGCTACGATGGTGTATCCCAACTCCTTGGTAATTCAAGAATATCTAGTGAATAATCAATTTTTACCAGCAAAAAAATCGATGGTCATCGCCCAAGGCAGCTCCAATGGAATCGATACCAGCTACTTTGACCCACAAATTCATGACGATAATTTCAAAAGAAAATTCAAGGCAGAATTAGGCATCCCGCCGGATAATCTCGTTTTTATTTTTATTGGGCGATTGGTTTCTGATAAAGGTATCAATGAATTGATTGAAGCTTATAAAGAAATCAAAAAAGAGCATTCAGGATTAAACCTATTGTTGGTAGGTCCTGAAGAACCGGACTTGGATCCCTTGTCAAGCCAGACTAAAAATTATATTACGAATGACAAATCAATTATTACTACAGGTTATCAGGCGGACATCAGGCCATTTCTGAGTGTTTCAAACGTCTTAACATTTCCCAGTTACAGGGAAGGTTTCCCCAACGTTGTTATGCAGGCTGGAGCAATGGGACTTCCTGCCATTGTTACTAATATTAACGGTTGCAATGAGATCATCAAATCAAATGAGAATGGTTTGATCATACCTGTAAAAAACGCCTTAGCTTTGCAGCAAAGTATGAGTGAATTGTTGACTAACCGTGAAAAAACCAAAAATTTGGCAGACAATTCTAGGGCTGCGATAGTAACTAGATTTGAACGTCAACAAATTTGGGATGCTTTATTAATTGAGTACAAAAGACTACAAGCTAGACTATAA
- a CDS encoding sugar transferase, which produces MPRLLDLILALIAALAFFPFLIVIWIICILDTQSIGIFVQTRIGQYGKKFKIIKFRSMVAGSATTFGSWIRKYKFDELPQLINIIKGDMAIVGPRPDIPGYYDKLVDTDLILLNLKPGLTSPAAIEFKNEEKILAQQSDPKKFNDEILFPEKVKLNLLYQSRKSIIYDLKVITNTIFGSIWSL; this is translated from the coding sequence ATGCCAAGGCTATTAGACCTTATACTAGCCTTGATAGCTGCACTGGCTTTTTTCCCATTCCTGATTGTTATCTGGATAATTTGCATACTCGATACCCAAAGCATCGGAATTTTTGTCCAGACTCGTATAGGACAGTACGGCAAGAAATTCAAGATCATTAAATTTAGATCCATGGTCGCGGGATCAGCTACTACATTTGGATCGTGGATCAGGAAATACAAATTTGACGAGTTGCCACAACTTATAAATATCATTAAAGGCGACATGGCTATTGTCGGTCCTCGGCCAGATATTCCCGGTTATTACGATAAATTGGTCGATACCGATCTAATATTGCTAAATTTGAAGCCAGGATTGACAAGCCCGGCGGCGATTGAATTTAAAAATGAAGAGAAAATATTAGCCCAACAATCAGATCCCAAAAAATTTAATGATGAAATCCTTTTTCCGGAAAAAGTAAAGCTCAATTTGCTATATCAAAGTAGGAAGAGCATCATTTATGATTTGAAGGTAATTACAAATACAATTTTCGGCTCTATTTGGAGTCTCTAA